The following coding sequences are from one Mycobacterium bourgelatii window:
- a CDS encoding segregation/condensation protein A, translating to MNGVPISPEKDQAASESGFQVRLSNFEGPFDLLLQLIFAHRLDVTEVALHQVTDDFIAYTKSIGAQLELEETTAFLVVAATLLDLKAARLLPAAQVEDEEDLALLEVRDLLFARLLQYRAFKHVAEMFAELEANAMRSYPRAVSLEDRFADLLPEVMLGVDVERFAQIAAVAFTPRPVPTVGLGHLHEQVVSVPEQAKRILEILEARGTGQWATFSELVADCAAPVEIVGRFLALLELYRSRAVAFDQSEPLGVLQVSWTGERPSHEALVEVRDH from the coding sequence GTGAACGGCGTCCCGATCAGCCCGGAGAAAGATCAGGCGGCATCCGAGAGTGGCTTCCAGGTCCGGCTGAGCAACTTCGAGGGGCCGTTCGACCTGCTGCTGCAGCTGATCTTCGCGCACCGCCTCGACGTGACCGAAGTGGCGCTGCACCAGGTAACCGACGACTTCATCGCCTACACCAAGTCGATCGGTGCCCAGTTGGAGCTCGAGGAGACGACGGCGTTCCTGGTGGTCGCCGCGACCCTGCTCGACCTGAAAGCCGCTCGGTTGCTGCCAGCGGCGCAGGTCGAAGACGAGGAAGACCTGGCGCTGCTCGAGGTCCGGGACCTGCTCTTTGCGCGGTTGCTGCAGTACCGGGCGTTCAAGCACGTCGCGGAGATGTTCGCCGAGTTGGAGGCGAACGCAATGCGCAGCTACCCGCGCGCGGTGTCGCTGGAAGACCGCTTCGCAGACTTGCTGCCCGAGGTGATGCTGGGCGTCGACGTCGAGCGGTTCGCACAGATCGCCGCGGTCGCGTTCACGCCGCGTCCGGTGCCGACGGTGGGTCTCGGGCACTTGCACGAGCAGGTGGTCTCGGTTCCCGAGCAGGCAAAACGCATTTTGGAGATCCTCGAGGCGCGTGGCACTGGCCAGTGGGCAACGTTTTCCGAGCTCGTCGCGGACTGCGCGGCGCCCGTGGAGATCGTCGGCCGCTTTCTGGCGCTGCTCGAGCTGTACCGGTCGCGGGCGGTAGCATTCGACCAGTCAGAGCCCCTTGGCGTGCTCCAGGTTTCGTGGACGGGGGAACGACCTAGTCACGAGGCCTTGGTAGAAGTGCGAGACCATTAA
- the scpB gene encoding SMC-Scp complex subunit ScpB translates to MTDQSPVHELGSALPDIAEPAELDPDELGRVLEALLLVVDTPVSAEALATATEQPVYRIEAKLRLMAEELTERDSGIDLRQTGEGWRLYTRARFAPYVEKLLLDGTRTKLTRAALETLAVVAYRQPVTRARVSAVRGVNVDAVMRTLLARGLITEVGTDEDTGATTFATTDLFLERLGLSSLSDLPDIAPLLPDVDTIDDLSESLDSEPRFRKLAGGSTSDESLTFDVDHD, encoded by the coding sequence ATGACCGACCAGTCGCCCGTTCATGAGCTGGGCAGTGCCCTTCCGGACATCGCTGAGCCGGCCGAGCTCGATCCCGATGAGCTGGGTCGGGTGCTGGAGGCACTCCTGCTGGTGGTGGACACCCCGGTGTCCGCCGAAGCGCTGGCCACCGCGACCGAGCAGCCGGTCTACCGGATCGAGGCCAAATTGCGGCTGATGGCCGAGGAACTCACCGAACGTGACAGCGGCATCGACCTGCGCCAGACCGGCGAGGGCTGGCGCCTCTACACGCGCGCGCGGTTCGCGCCGTACGTCGAGAAGCTGTTGCTGGACGGCACGCGGACCAAGCTGACCCGGGCCGCCCTGGAGACCCTGGCCGTGGTGGCCTACCGCCAGCCGGTCACGCGGGCCAGGGTCAGCGCGGTGCGGGGCGTCAACGTCGACGCTGTCATGCGCACGCTGTTGGCGCGCGGCCTGATCACCGAGGTCGGCACCGACGAGGACACCGGGGCGACGACTTTCGCCACCACCGACCTGTTCCTGGAGCGGTTGGGGCTGTCGTCGTTGTCCGACCTACCCGACATAGCGCCGCTGCTTCCCGATGTCGACACGATCGACGACCTGAGCGAATCCCTGGACAGTGAGCCACGTTTCCGCAAACTCGCCGGTGGCTCGACCAGCGATGAATCCCTGACCTTCGATGTGGACCACGATTGA
- a CDS encoding pseudouridine synthase, translated as MIESDETRGTRLQKVLSQAGIASRRAAEKLIIEGRVEVDGQVVTELGTRVDPDVSVIKVDGARVVVDDSLVYLALNKPRGMHSTMSDDRGRPCIGDLIERKVRGTKKLFHVGRLDADTEGLILLTNDGELAHRLMHPSHEVPKTYLATVTGTVPRGVGKKLRAGIDLDDGPVRVDDFAVVDAIPGKTLVRVTLHEGRNRIVRRMLAAVGHPVEALVRTDIGAVSLGKQRPGSVRALRLDEIGQLYKAVGL; from the coding sequence ATGATCGAGTCTGACGAAACCCGCGGCACTCGGCTGCAGAAAGTCTTGTCCCAGGCCGGAATTGCGTCGCGCCGAGCCGCGGAGAAGCTGATCATCGAGGGCCGCGTCGAGGTCGACGGCCAAGTGGTCACCGAGTTGGGAACCCGGGTGGATCCCGATGTCTCGGTGATCAAGGTCGACGGGGCGCGGGTGGTCGTCGACGACTCGTTGGTCTATCTCGCGCTGAACAAGCCGCGCGGCATGCACTCGACCATGTCCGACGATCGTGGCCGACCTTGCATCGGTGACTTGATCGAACGAAAAGTCCGTGGCACCAAGAAGCTGTTTCACGTCGGGCGTTTGGACGCCGATACCGAGGGGCTGATCCTGCTGACCAATGACGGGGAGCTGGCGCATCGGCTGATGCACCCGTCCCATGAGGTACCCAAGACATACCTTGCGACGGTGACAGGGACCGTGCCGCGTGGCGTCGGCAAGAAACTGCGCGCGGGCATCGATTTGGACGACGGGCCCGTGCGGGTCGATGATTTCGCGGTGGTAGACGCGATTCCGGGGAAGACGTTGGTGCGGGTCACGTTGCACGAGGGACGCAATCGCATTGTGCGCCGCATGCTGGCGGCGGTGGGGCATCCGGTGGAAGCGCTGGTGCGCACCGACATCGGAGCGGTGTCGCTGGGCAAGCAGCGTCCGGGTAGCGTTCGTGCCTTGCGACTGGACGAGATTGGGCAACTGTATAAGGCGGTCGGACTGTGA
- the cmk gene encoding (d)CMP kinase — translation MVVAIDGPAGTGKSSVSRGLARGLGARFLDTGAMYRMVTLAVMRAGVDPEDPEAVGDVASTVELSVGYDPDTSSFFLAGEDVSAQIRGDDVTRNVSAVSAVPSVRTRLVDIQRAMAEGPGDIVVEGRDIGTVVFPDAPVKIFLTASPETRAQRRNAQNIAAGLADNYEGVLADVRRRDHLDSTRLVSPLRPASDAVVVDTSDMTEAQVIDHLVDLVKQRTGAMS, via the coding sequence ATGGTCGTGGCGATCGATGGCCCGGCTGGCACCGGGAAATCTTCTGTTTCAAGGGGATTGGCCCGTGGGCTGGGTGCCAGGTTCTTGGACACTGGGGCGATGTACCGGATGGTGACACTGGCGGTGATGCGCGCCGGAGTTGATCCGGAGGATCCCGAGGCGGTCGGGGACGTCGCGTCGACGGTTGAATTGTCGGTCGGATACGACCCGGACACCAGCAGCTTTTTCCTTGCGGGAGAGGATGTTTCGGCCCAGATTCGTGGTGACGATGTAACCCGGAATGTGTCGGCGGTGTCGGCGGTACCTTCGGTGCGTACCCGGTTGGTCGACATCCAGCGCGCGATGGCGGAGGGACCGGGCGACATCGTGGTCGAAGGTCGCGACATCGGGACGGTGGTGTTCCCCGATGCGCCGGTGAAAATCTTTCTCACCGCATCTCCCGAGACCCGCGCCCAGCGGCGCAACGCCCAGAACATCGCGGCGGGTCTGGCCGACAACTATGAGGGAGTGCTCGCCGACGTGCGCCGACGCGATCACTTGGACTCCACCCGACTGGTGTCACCGCTGCGGCCGGCTTCCGACGCGGTGGTCGTCGACACCAGCGACATGACTGAGGCCCAGGTGATCGACCATCTGGTGGATTTGGTCAAGCAACGTACTGGGGCGATGTCATGA